From the Cohaesibacter sp. ES.047 genome, the window TCGACAGGGTTACAATCCCCTCGCTCAGGTTGCCCGTGCCAATTGCCCCCATCATGTTGTCTCCGCCACCGGCGGCTACCACGCATGAAGTACTAAGGCCAAGTGCAGAGGCCGCTTCGCTCGTCAGCGTGTCCACGATTGCGTCCGGTTCGATGAGTTCTGGCAGGCATTTTGCCAAATGGCCAGTGCCGCCGTCGATCAGCGCCAGAACCTCTTCGGACCATTTGCGCTCACGGATATCAAAATAGGCGGTGCCAGATGCATCGCCATATTCCGCGACCTGACGTCCGGTTAGCCAGTAATTGAGATAATCGTGCGGCAACAGCATGGAGCCGAGCTGCTCGAAGGTTTCAGGTTCGTTTTTCTGAAGCCAAAGGACCTTGGACAGGGTGTAACCGGTCAAGGGCACCAGACCGATGGCCTTTTCATAGGCCGCTGCTCCGCCGAAGCGAGCGATCATGTCAGCGTTTTCCGGTGCTGTTTCGATGTCGTTCCACAACTTGGCAGGACGCAGAACACGGCCATCGCTGCCGAGCGGCACCAACCCATGCTGCTGACCTGAAACCGATAGGCCCAGAATGGCCTCGCCTGATACTCCGGCGGCCTCAAGCGCGCCGCGCATGGCGATGATGGTCGCGTCCACCCACCATTGCGGATCCTGTTCGCGTTTTCCGCTCGGGTCCTCGATGATCTTGTGTGGCGCGTAGCCGACACCGAGGATATCACCATCGGGGTTCATGATAACCGCCTTGGTGCCCTGTGTGCCGCAATCGATACCTGCAAACATTTTTAAATTCCCCCCGTCAAGCTGACTTCGTTTCTATCGCCGAAAAGTCACCGTCGCGCCACTGGGCGCGAAAGGCCGTTGGTGACAGCTCTATGAAGCGTTGAAAGTTCCGATTGAAGGTGGATAGGGTGCCATAACCGACTTCGTAGGCGATTGCGGTGATCCGCACATCTGTTTCGATCAGTAACTGACAGGCCCTGTAAACCCGCAAACGATTGATGTACTCCGTACAGCTGCAATTCATGTGACGTTCGAAAAAACGCGAAAAATTGGACAACTCCATCTTCTCCCTTCGCGCCATTTCCGAACAGGTGAAGTCCGGTCGAGTTATGTTTTCCGCGATCTTTCGCAGAATATTGTCCAGCCGCTTTGGATGCTGGCAATGGGTTGCTCGCCATTCGACAGACAAGATCTTTCGATCCTTGTCAGCCGCCAGATGGCCGATGATCTCAAAGAAGAGCCCCAGCCGATACGATCCCTTTGCGCTGGACAGCTTGTCCATCAGAGGGACAACCCGGGCCGAAGTAGCATCGGAGAACAGAATGCCCGCCGTGCTCAACTCCATCAGCTCCGTCAGATCGGCCGCATCGCTCAGAAGATCAGCACAGCCCCTTGCAAAGGCCTCGCTGAACTGTACAACCACGTCCCTGTCCGGGATGAAATGACCGAATTCGGTTCCTTCTTCATAACCACTGCGATCGGTAACCCACATGTGAGGCAGATTGGGTCCCGCCATGACCAGATTGCCTGGTTCGAATGGACCACTGTAAGTGCCGACATAACAGAGCCCGCTGGTGCGCCGGATGGCATGCAACTCGTATTCGGGATGATTGTGCCAGATGGTCACCTCGCTTGGGTAACCGTGCTTGTAGCTCCTCACACCCCGGTCCAGTGGGACCGGTATCACTTCTCGCAACGGTTTTCTTCGCAACCTGAGCCTCCTTCTCTGTTTCCAACTCGCGGGGTGACGTCAACCAGTCGGCGAAAGTGGACAGGCTGACGCTCACACCTCGCAAATCGACTAGAGAGAGATCTGGAGCTTCACGTCTTGCGCGCGA encodes:
- the xylB gene encoding xylulokinase; the protein is MFAGIDCGTQGTKAVIMNPDGDILGVGYAPHKIIEDPSGKREQDPQWWVDATIIAMRGALEAAGVSGEAILGLSVSGQQHGLVPLGSDGRVLRPAKLWNDIETAPENADMIARFGGAAAYEKAIGLVPLTGYTLSKVLWLQKNEPETFEQLGSMLLPHDYLNYWLTGRQVAEYGDASGTAYFDIRERKWSEEVLALIDGGTGHLAKCLPELIEPDAIVDTLTSEAASALGLSTSCVVAAGGGDNMMGAIGTGNLSEGIVTLSIGTSAAAYSHSDTPVTDPKGRVAAFCSSDGAWLPLVCMMNAAEVSSMAASLIGQDVRAINTALASCPPGANGLTVLPFLSGERTPDLPNATGSVLGINKINFNPDNFLRAFTEGVTFGMLAGLKLILSGRSCQAIHLIGGGAKSSEWRQMIADATGAQVLVPKSEEGGALGAALQAQWAWLKQAGTPAPLADLAAKAVALDPAKTADPIAERKGAYDVAFGRYRQAVLDTYQTDVL
- a CDS encoding AraC family transcriptional regulator; amino-acid sequence: MRRKPLREVIPVPLDRGVRSYKHGYPSEVTIWHNHPEYELHAIRRTSGLCYVGTYSGPFEPGNLVMAGPNLPHMWVTDRSGYEEGTEFGHFIPDRDVVVQFSEAFARGCADLLSDAADLTELMELSTAGILFSDATSARVVPLMDKLSSAKGSYRLGLFFEIIGHLAADKDRKILSVEWRATHCQHPKRLDNILRKIAENITRPDFTCSEMARREKMELSNFSRFFERHMNCSCTEYINRLRVYRACQLLIETDVRITAIAYEVGYGTLSTFNRNFQRFIELSPTAFRAQWRDGDFSAIETKSA